The Candidatus Zixiibacteriota bacterium genome contains a region encoding:
- a CDS encoding dockerin type I repeat-containing protein, producing the protein MLKRIIFFGVFCVFFCMTANTLIAAGWVYPKPHNIKDTTTVSSMLWKEIWLINYDSLNSVHIDSVETSDYWITTYTDMPGVIDTTINPLDSIKMIAEFDMSGFFDEIVSAEIIIHSNGFDTTTTINCLLTVTNSSAEGAKISISPPHLDIWIEPGVLGEVSFMVYNTGDLPLNIFDVATGAFWLIPVTTTGMVTTVAPLEITITVHTSVFEDTVVNTFIDIHSDAVDFPVISLPVNLFVNMDNVGGQYHYGDVNYDGWCNEADLDYLIDYLWGVSNYPCWPASDMNGDGYVLATDATYLTNFLRGDGPAPVNACDSVTNFPMHGPDRQVYMPASSGSRGEWVTVPVYVQAWEYYFPHISFNSQYMLFDSVEIEDVGFGFSPYASIIPGEPPYNETIEISDNFHPDSPFSFPELTHIYNLRLHVFDDAHIILHQLFASTFMADRGITTFIKGDDYSLNAPMFNGLLFTVKPKISLDNISGIPNVAYINGTRNFSLSLDITSDADVACDMHIFIQDIASENIVYADTIPQMLSRGTNTYFFTIDWLAASAGNYRAGAEVLADLDDPKNNAIGKNIRITDDIYHGIPPVEDFGGAGLGLNYSPGKPDFVADLPNMFTKNNNDDENDPEWDIDTLHSSDTNDNNCVHMPGNNYFGPHDDWLIFGPLTGVEMTNPAIRFKELEQDWYSSPDNRHEFYVMHKSDFDIETALEDGAIDFHTPSNHDIGMWEPYTIFLPGSLELDDTTYFAWRYIGSNNRTPGTFDIWRVDYIEWFDSQAGDTYEYLPGDVNMHLGTWPPVIWGSDVTYLVNYFTGKITSVPCFLDGFWASADVNGYCDLTGGDVTRLVNYFKGTGNIEFCIDFYPAWPVPDSLPPTEPDGWPNCD; encoded by the coding sequence AACGAATTATTTTCTTTGGGGTGTTTTGTGTGTTTTTTTGCATGACAGCTAATACGCTTATAGCTGCAGGCTGGGTTTATCCTAAGCCTCATAACATAAAGGATACTACAACTGTTAGCTCAATGCTCTGGAAAGAAATCTGGCTGATAAATTATGATTCTCTCAATTCAGTTCATATTGATTCCGTAGAAACTTCTGATTATTGGATTACAACTTATACGGATATGCCGGGAGTGATTGACACTACTATCAATCCCTTGGATAGCATCAAAATGATAGCCGAATTCGATATGAGCGGTTTTTTTGATGAAATAGTCTCAGCCGAGATAATCATTCATTCAAACGGCTTCGATACCACAACTACCATTAACTGCCTGCTTACTGTAACAAATAGCTCAGCCGAAGGCGCTAAAATTTCAATATCACCGCCGCATTTGGATATCTGGATCGAACCGGGTGTTCTTGGTGAGGTTTCGTTTATGGTTTATAACACCGGAGATTTACCGTTGAATATCTTTGATGTTGCTACCGGAGCTTTTTGGCTTATTCCGGTTACTACAACTGGTATGGTAACGACAGTAGCCCCTCTTGAAATTACTATCACGGTTCACACCTCAGTCTTTGAAGATACCGTTGTCAATACTTTTATAGATATTCATAGCGATGCTGTCGATTTTCCGGTCATTAGCCTGCCTGTCAATTTATTTGTAAATATGGATAACGTCGGCGGGCAATATCATTACGGCGATGTCAATTATGACGGCTGGTGCAATGAAGCTGATTTGGATTACCTTATAGATTATTTATGGGGGGTGTCTAACTATCCGTGCTGGCCTGCCTCTGATATGAATGGCGATGGTTATGTTCTTGCAACAGATGCAACCTACTTGACTAATTTTCTCCGAGGCGACGGACCAGCCCCTGTAAATGCCTGTGATTCTGTTACCAACTTTCCGATGCATGGACCGGATCGGCAGGTATACATGCCGGCATCATCGGGCAGCCGCGGCGAATGGGTTACCGTTCCTGTTTATGTCCAAGCCTGGGAATATTATTTTCCGCATATCTCATTCAATAGCCAGTACATGCTATTTGATTCTGTTGAAATCGAGGATGTTGGCTTTGGTTTTTCGCCGTACGCATCTATAATACCTGGCGAACCCCCCTATAATGAGACGATAGAAATTTCTGATAATTTCCATCCTGATTCCCCATTCAGCTTCCCCGAATTAACACATATTTATAATCTTCGCCTGCATGTTTTCGATGATGCACATATAATTCTGCACCAACTATTCGCTTCAACATTTATGGCCGATAGGGGAATAACTACGTTTATTAAAGGTGACGATTATTCCCTTAATGCGCCGATGTTTAACGGTCTTCTTTTTACCGTAAAACCGAAAATATCCTTAGACAATATATCGGGTATCCCAAATGTCGCTTATATTAATGGCACCCGCAATTTCAGCTTGTCCTTAGATATAACCAGCGATGCTGATGTCGCCTGCGATATGCATATCTTCATTCAGGATATTGCCAGCGAAAATATTGTCTATGCCGATACGATTCCTCAAATGCTAAGCAGAGGAACCAATACTTACTTTTTTACTATAGATTGGCTAGCTGCATCAGCCGGAAATTATCGAGCCGGCGCAGAGGTATTGGCTGATCTTGACGACCCAAAAAATAATGCAATTGGCAAGAATATCCGTATCACAGACGATATTTATCACGGCATACCGCCGGTTGAAGATTTCGGCGGCGCCGGACTGGGCTTAAACTATTCTCCCGGCAAGCCTGATTTTGTTGCCGATCTGCCTAATATGTTTACTAAGAACAATAATGATGATGAAAACGACCCTGAATGGGATATTGATACTTTACATAGTTCTGATACAAATGATAATAATTGCGTGCATATGCCGGGTAATAATTATTTTGGTCCGCATGATGACTGGCTTATATTTGGACCTCTCACTGGTGTTGAGATGACTAATCCTGCTATCCGGTTCAAGGAATTGGAACAAGATTGGTATTCTAGTCCGGATAATCGACATGAATTTTATGTTATGCACAAAAGCGATTTCGATATTGAAACCGCCCTCGAAGATGGCGCCATTGATTTTCACACCCCCTCAAATCATGATATAGGGATGTGGGAGCCATATACCATTTTCCTTCCAGGAAGTCTTGAGCTTGATGATACGACTTACTTCGCTTGGAGATATATAGGGTCCAATAACAGAACCCCGGGCACGTTCGATATATGGCGAGTCGATTATATTGAGTGGTTTGATAGCCAGGCCGGCGATACTTATGAGTACCTGCCGGGCGATGTTAATATGCATCTGGGCACCTGGCCGCCGGTTATTTGGGGCTCTGATGTTACCTACCTGGTTAATTATTTTACAGGCAAGATCACAAGCGTCCCTTGCTTTCTGGATGGTTTCTGGGCATCCGCCGATGTCAATGGCTATTGCGATCTTACCGGCGGTGATGTTACGCGGTTAGTAAATTATTTCAAAGGTACCGGAAATATCGAATTCTGTATCGATTTTTATCCGGCCTGGCCGGTTCCCGACAGTCTGCCGCCTACTGAACCAGATGGCTGGCCGAATTGTGATTGA